A single region of the Pseudomonas granadensis genome encodes:
- a CDS encoding MarR family winged helix-turn-helix transcriptional regulator: MKHFTPDEFKQCHLGLLLGRAALLKDRIIDTHMEPHGITAAQFKVLIIMAQFGVDTPAELCRHLSLDSGSMTRMLDRLEQKGFLLRQRSEDDRRQVQLKLTGQGQQLTDRLPQIGADAMNELAGAISREELKTLEYILKKILLAAGDPITLQRLGDHNER, translated from the coding sequence ATGAAGCATTTCACCCCCGACGAATTCAAGCAATGCCATCTCGGCCTGTTGCTCGGCCGTGCCGCGCTGCTCAAGGACCGGATCATCGATACGCACATGGAACCCCACGGCATCACCGCCGCGCAGTTCAAAGTGCTGATCATCATGGCCCAGTTCGGCGTCGACACGCCGGCCGAGCTGTGCCGGCACCTGTCGCTGGACAGCGGGTCGATGACGCGCATGCTCGATCGTCTGGAGCAGAAAGGTTTTCTGCTGCGTCAACGCAGCGAAGATGACCGCCGGCAGGTGCAGTTGAAACTGACGGGACAGGGCCAGCAACTGACCGATCGCCTGCCGCAGATCGGTGCCGATGCGATGAACGAACTGGCCGGTGCCATCTCCCGCGAAGAGTTGAAAACTCTGGAATACATCCTCAAGAAAATCCTGCTGGCCGCCGGTGACCCGATCACCCTCCAGCGTTTAGGTGACCACAATGAGCGGTAA
- a CDS encoding efflux transporter outer membrane subunit, translating into MSGKTLRSSLTLLLSAMILAGCANYSGLDTEGRRLDAANLKTAQSLDGVSLSPAAWPKSDWWTSLGDPQLDGLIREALHDSPDMQIAAARAHQASAAAYAADAERYPTLDASAGISRSRLARDQDPLGQGGAYSTVRNVSAGFNYNFDLWGGQRDAWEAALGEARAAEVDRQAAQLTLAADVARAYSDLGQAHIVYDLANEDLKRTRQMLDLSQRRLSSGIDSQYQFQQTQSLEASSQASLIDAEKRLHSAKVALAVLLGKGPDRGNEIARPKVLQASAVAVPSVLPAELLGRRPDLVAARWRVEAASKDIDAARTRFYPNLNLSASAGAESLLGDAMFGSASRFFNIAPTVSLPIFDGGRLRANLDARDADYDLAVAQYNKSLVKALGDVGDTINQLRDIGRQIGAQQHATDIAQDSYNTAVQRYGSGIGNYLDVLSIEQQLLQAQRQLATLNAEQIDLSIQLMQALGGGFQGETLTAANASPAPSHN; encoded by the coding sequence ATGAGCGGTAAAACCTTGCGCAGCAGCCTGACGCTGCTGCTGTCGGCGATGATCCTCGCCGGTTGCGCCAACTACAGCGGCCTCGATACCGAAGGTCGGCGCCTCGACGCAGCGAACCTGAAGACAGCGCAGTCTCTGGACGGCGTCAGCCTGTCGCCGGCGGCGTGGCCGAAGAGCGATTGGTGGACCAGCCTCGGCGATCCGCAGCTCGACGGCCTGATCCGCGAAGCATTGCATGACAGCCCGGACATGCAGATCGCCGCCGCCCGCGCCCATCAGGCCAGCGCCGCAGCGTATGCCGCCGACGCCGAGCGCTATCCGACCCTCGACGCCAGCGCCGGCATCAGCCGTTCGCGGCTGGCCCGCGATCAGGATCCGCTAGGGCAGGGCGGCGCCTATTCGACGGTGCGCAATGTCAGCGCCGGCTTCAATTACAACTTCGACCTGTGGGGCGGCCAGCGCGATGCCTGGGAAGCCGCACTCGGTGAGGCGCGCGCCGCCGAAGTCGATCGTCAGGCCGCGCAGTTGACCCTCGCCGCTGACGTCGCCCGCGCCTACAGCGATCTCGGCCAGGCGCATATCGTTTATGACCTGGCCAACGAAGACCTCAAGCGCACCCGGCAGATGCTCGACCTGAGTCAGCGTCGCCTGAGTTCCGGAATTGACAGCCAGTACCAGTTCCAGCAAACGCAAAGTCTGGAGGCCAGTTCCCAGGCCAGCCTGATCGACGCAGAGAAACGCCTGCACAGCGCCAAAGTCGCGCTGGCGGTATTGCTCGGCAAAGGCCCCGATCGCGGCAACGAAATCGCTCGGCCAAAAGTCTTGCAAGCCAGTGCCGTTGCCGTGCCGTCGGTATTGCCTGCCGAACTGCTCGGGCGGCGTCCCGATCTGGTCGCGGCGCGCTGGCGTGTCGAGGCGGCGAGCAAGGATATCGATGCCGCCAGGACGCGCTTCTATCCGAATCTCAACCTGAGCGCGTCAGCGGGTGCCGAATCGCTGCTGGGTGATGCGATGTTCGGTTCCGCCAGTCGCTTCTTCAACATCGCGCCAACCGTGTCGCTGCCGATTTTCGATGGCGGGCGCCTGCGCGCCAACCTTGATGCCCGCGACGCCGATTACGACCTCGCGGTGGCGCAGTACAACAAAAGTCTGGTGAAAGCCCTTGGCGATGTCGGCGACACGATCAACCAGTTGCGTGATATCGGCCGGCAGATCGGCGCGCAGCAGCACGCCACCGACATTGCTCAGGATTCTTACAACACTGCGGTCCAGCGTTACGGTTCCGGCATCGGCAACTACCTGGACGTGCTCAGCATCGAGCAGCAATTGCTCCAGGCCCAGCGTCAGTTGGCCACGCTCAATGCCGAGCAGATCGACCTGTCGATTCAACTGATGCAAGCGCTGGGCGGCGGCTTCCAGGGCGAAACCCTGACCGCAGCCAACGCCAGCCCAGCCCCGTCGCACAACTAA